Genomic DNA from Stigmatella aurantiaca:
CCGTGCCGGCGTGGCCCATCGCCGGCTGCATACGTCGCATGCGTTCCACTCGTCGATGATGGACCCCCTCCTCGGGGCCTTTGGGGAGCGCCTGCGTGCGGTGTCCTGGGCTCCGCCGGCGCTGCCGTGGATTTCGAATGTCACGGGAACCTGGGTGCGCCCCGAGCAGGTCACGAACCCTGAATACTGGGTCGAGCACCTGCGGCGCACGGTGCGTTTCGGCGATGGCGTGCGGGAGTTGCTCGCCGAGCCCTCTCGCGTCTTCTTGGAGGTGGGCCCTGGCGGGACACTGGGGACGCTCGTCCGCCAGGTGTCGCCAGAGCCGCCGGCGGTGATGGCGTCGATGCGCCATCCCTACGAGACGCGTCCGGATCTGGAGGTGCTCCTGGGCGCGGCCGGAGGGCTCTGGCTCGCGGGCGTACGGCTGGACGGGACGAAGCTTCACGCGCCGGAGCCGCGCCGGCGCATTCCGCTGCCCACCTATGCATTCCAGCGCGAGCGCTACTGGGTGGATGCCCGGCCCAGCGCCGAAGCCACGGTTGAAACGCCCGCGCGCATGACGAAGCGCCCCGAGTCCAAGGGGTGGATCTACGCGCCCGCCTGGCGTCAGGCGCGGCGTGAGGGTGGCTCCAGGCCGGGCGGTAGGTGGCTGGTGTTCGCGCCGTCCGAAAGCAGTCCCATCGTGGAGCGGCTGCGCGATCGCGGCGCAGACGTGGTGGAGGTGGTGTCCTCCGAGCGCTTCGAGCAGCGCGGTCCCCGGTGCTACGCCCTGGACGGCGCCCAGCCCGAGCACCACGCGCGGCTGGTGGACGCGTTGCTCGACGGAGGTGGGCCTCCGGAGCGGGTGGTCTTCCTGGGGAGCGTGCCGCGTGCTTCAGCGCCGCACCTCGATGCGGCGAAGGTGGATGCCGCGCTGGCGTCGGGCTTCTATCCCTCGCTCTTCTTCGCACGTGAGCTCTCGGCACGGGTGCCTGGGGCAGAGGTGGAGCTGACCTTCGTCACCGAGGGCGCGCAGGACGTGACGGGCGAGGAGCCGCTCTGCCCCGCGCAGGCCCTGGCATTGGGGCCATGCCGTGTGTTGCCGCAAGAGCTCGGCCCGGCGTGGCACTGCCGCGCGGTGGACGCCGTGGCCACTGGAGGAGGGACGCAGGGGCTGGACGCGCTGGTGGCGGAGCTGGAATCGGAACCGCGCGACGCGGTGGTCGCACTGCGGGCGGGCCGCCGCTGGGTGGAGGACTACGCTCCGGCGTCGCTGCCCGAACCGTCGGGCCCGCTGCCGCTCCGTCAAGGCGGCGTCTACCTCCTCACCGGAGGACTGGGCCGCATGGGCCTTGCCATCGCCGGCCTGCTGGCTTCCGAGGCTCAAGCGAAGCTGGTGCTGATGGGCCGGACGGCGCTCCCGGAGCGCGAGGCATGGGAGGCGTGGATCGCCTCACACGGCGCGGAGGATGCGACGGCGCGTGTGCTCCAGGGGTTGCTGGAATTGGAACGGCGGGGCGCCGAGGTGCTGGCCGTGCGCGCGGATGTGTCGCGCGAAGACGACGTGAGGGCCGCGCTCGCGCAGGCCCGGGCGCGCTTCGGCCGCATTCACGGGGTCGTGCACGCCGCGGGAGTGGTGGGGCCCGGTGCGCATGTCCTGGTGCAGGAGACGGACGTGGCCCGGTGTGAAGCGCAGTTCCAGGCGAAGGTCCGCGGTCTGCTCGTGCTGTCGCAGGCGCTGGAGGCGGAACCCCCCGAGTTCATGGTGCTCCAGTCGTCGCTGGCGGCGGTGTTGGGGGGCATCGGCTTCTCGGCCTATGCCGCCGCGAATCTCTACATGGATGCCTTCGCCGCCCAGCAGGCCAGGCAAGGTGGAACCCGGTGGCTCACCGTGGACTGGGATGGCTGGAGTGAGACTCAGGGGCGGCTGGCCCTGACGATGGACGAAGGCGTGCGCACCTTCCGGCGAATCCTCGCCGCGGGCGAGGGTGGCCGGTTCGTGGTCTCCACGGGAGACCTGGCGGCCCGGCGCTTGCGCGTGGCACGGTCCACGAAGGCCACCGGCGCCACACCGGAGCCGGAAGCGCGCGCCCCCTCCCATGCCCGGCCCGTGCTTGGCACACCCTATGTGGCGCCGCGTGACGTCATCGAGCGGGAGATCGCCGGGTTGTGGCAGGAGCTTCTCGGCATCGAGCGCGTCGGCATCCACGACAGCTTCTTCGAGCTGGGCGGGCATTCGCTCCTGGGCACTCAGATGGTGTCCCGGGTGAAAGAGTCCTTCGGCGTGGAGGTGTCCATCCGTGGGCTCTTTGAGACGCCCACGGTGGCGGGAGTCGCCATGGCCGTCCTCCAGGCGCAGGCGGCGCAGGCGGATGCCGGCCGTCTCGAACAATTGCTGGCGGAGCTGGAGGGTGCATCATGAGCGACGTGCGCCGGCGCCTGGAGAACCTCTCTCCTGAAAAGCGCGAGCTGCTCCTGCGCAAGCTGCAGGCAGAGGCAAAGGCCGCGGAGTCCCGCGATACGATTCCGGTGAGGGACCTCACCCGGGCCGCGCCTCTGTCCTTTGCCCAGCAGCGGCTGTGGTTCATCGACAGGCTGCAGCCCGGGCTGGCGCTCTACAACCTGCCCATCGTCCTGAGGGTGGAGGGCCAGCTGGACGTCACGGCGCTCGACAGGAGCCTCCAGCTCCTGCTTTCGCGCCACGACGTGTTGCGGACCACCTTCGCGGACGAGGCCATGGGGCCCGTGCAGCGTGTGGCGCCCACGCAGCGCCTCTCCCTGGCGAGTGTGGATCTCCAGGCACTGCCCATGGCGGAGCGCGAGGAGGAAGCCCGGAAGCTGGCGTACGAGGAAGTGCGGCGTCCCTTTGATCTGCTCCAGGGGCCGCTGCTTCGCGCCACCCTGTTGAAGCTGGGCGAACAGGACCACCTGTTGGTGATGGTGCTGCACCACATCGTCTTCGACATCTGGTCGATGGGGGTGCTGGTGCGCGAGGTGCTGGAGGCCTACGGCGTCTTCTCGCGCGGCGGCCAGCCAACGCTTCCGCCATTGCGGACGCAGTATGCCGATTGGGCGGCGTGGCAGCGGAGCGACGCACAGCGGGAGGCACTGGAGGCGCAGCGCTCATGGTGGAAGGAGCGGCTCGCGGGGTTGGAGATGCTGGAGCTGCCCACGGACCGGGCTCGGCGTCCTGGAGGGGTGGCTCGCAGTGCCGTGCATTCCTTCCGCTTTCCGCCGGAGCGCTGGGCCGCGGTCAAGGCGCTGGCGCAGCGGGAGGGCGCCACGCCCTTCATGGTGTTGCTCTCCGTGCTGGATGTCCTCCTCTTCCGCTACTCGGGGCAGGCGGACGTGGCGGTGGGCACGCCCGTGGCGGGCCGCAACCGGCGCGAGGTGGAAGGGCTCATCGGGTTCTTCGTCAACACGCTGGTGATGCGGACGAACCTGTCTGGAGAGCCATCTTTCCGGGAGGTGCTCAGCCGCGTGAGGGAGACCTGCGTCGGAGCGTACGAGCATCAGGACGTGCCGTTGGAGCACATTGTGGCGGCCCTTCAGCCCGGGAGAGACCCCGGGCAGACGCCTTTCTACCGGGTGTCCTTCAACTTCCAGAACGCGCCCATGTCACAGGTGCGCGTGCCCGGCCTCACGCTGCGCCCCCTCCACCTGGAGAGCGGTCTGGCGAAGCTGGACTTGAGCCTGCACTTCACGGAAGGGCCGGAGGGGCTGTCGTGCTTGTGGGAGTACAGCGCGGACCTGTTCGAGGCGGCGACGGTGGAGCGGATGGCGGGGGGGTACGGGAGGCTGCTGGAAGCACTGGTAGCGAAGCCGGACACTCGCGTGGGGGAGGTGGAGCTGCTGGGAGAGGGGGAGCGGCGCCGGGTGCTGGAGGCGTGGAGCGGAGCCGGGACCGAAGTGCCCAGGGGTGTGTGCGGCCACGCGCTGTTCGAGGCGCAGGCGGAGGCTCGGCCTGAAGCGGTGGCGGTGGAGGAGGCGAGCGGAAGGCGGGTGAGCTACGCGGAGCTGGAGGCGAAGGCGAACCAGCTGGCGCACCACCTGAAGAAGCTGGGGGTGGGGCCCGAGAGGAGGGTGGGCGTCTGCCTGGAGCGAACGGTGGAGCTGGTGGTGAGCATGCTGGCGGTGCTCAAGGCCGGAGGAGCGTACGTGCCCATTGACCCGAGCCTACCGGGCCAGCGGGTGGCGTGGATGGTGGAGGAGGCAGGCATCGGGCTGGTGCTGACGCAGCAAGCGCTGGCCGACGAGCTGCCGTGGGGCAATCAGGTGCTGGTGTGCCTGGAGGAGGGGTGGGAGCAGACGCTCCCCCAGCCGGAGACGCGGCCCGAGTGGAGGGGAGGGGCGGAGAGTCTGGCGTACGTCATCTTCACCTCGGGGAGTACAGGCCGGCCCAAGGGGGTGATGGTGAGGCACGGGGGGTTGGCGAATACGGCGGCGGCGGTGGCGCAAGGGCATGGGGTGAAGCCGGAGAGCCGGGTGCTGCAGTTCGCCTCGCAGAGCTTCGATGCGTCGGTGGCGGAGGTGTTCTCGACGCTGGCGGCGGGGGCGTGCCTGTGCCTGGCGGCGAAGGAGGCGTTGCTGCCAGGAGGGCCGCTGGAAGAGACGGTGGAGCGGCTGGGGGTGACGGTGGTGACGCTGACGCCCTCGGTGCTCAGGCAGGTGAAGGCCGGAGCGCTGGAGAGCGTGCGGACGCTGATTTCAGCCGGAGAGGCATGCCCGCCGGAGGTGGTGAGGCGTTGGAAGGAGGGCCGGCGGTTCATCAACGCGTATGGGCCGACGGAGGTGACAGTCTGCGCGACGCTGACGCAGGGGCCGGTGGAAGCCGAGCGGGTGAGCATCGGGGAGCCGCTGGCGGGGGCCCGGGTGTACGTGCTGGACGGAGGCTTGCGGCCGGTGCCGGTGGGGGTGGCCGGAGAGCTGTACGTGGGAGGGGCTGGGGTGGCGCGAGGCTACCTGGGCCGAGCGGACCTGACGGCGGAGCGATTCCTGCCGGATGAGTTCAGCGGGGAGCCCGGGGCGAGGCTGTACCGGACGGGGGACGTGGTGAGGTGGCAGGAGGGGGGAAGGCTGGAGTACGTGGGCCGGCGCGACGGGCAGTGGAAGGTGCGCGGGATGAGGTTGGAGGTGGGGGAGGTGGAGGCGGTGCTGGCCGAGTGCCCCGGGGTGAGGGAAGCGGCGGTGGGGGTGAAGGAGGTAGGGGGCGACAAGCGCCTGGTGGCGTATGTGGCCGGGGAGGTGGAGGCGGACGGGGTGCGGGAGTGGATGAGAGGGCAGCTGCCCGAGTACATGGTGCCAGCCACCTACGTCATACTGGACACGCTGCCGCTGACCACCAGCGGCAAGGTGGACCGAGCGAAGCTGCCGGAGCCGGAGCAGGCGGGGAGGGGCAAGGCGTACGTCCCACCGCGCACGCCCATGGAGCAGATTGTGGCGGACCTGTGGGCGGGGCTGCTGCAAGTCGAGCGCGTGGGGGCCACCGACAACTTCTTTGATCTCGGAGGCCATTCCCTCATCGCGACGCAGGTGGCATCGCGCATCCACGCGCTGGTGCAGGTGGACATTCCGCTCCAGGAAATCTTCGATGCGCCCACGGTCGAGCAACTGGCCCGGCGCCTGGAGGAAGTCCGCTCGAAGGCCGGTGGCGCCCGCCCGGTGCCACCCCTGCTTCCCGCGAGCCGGAACGGAAGTGAGCCGCCGCTGTCCTTCGCGCAGCAGCGCCTGTGGTTCCTGGACCGGCTTGAGCCCGGCAGCCCGCTCTACAACATCCCCGCCGCGGTGAGGCTGGAGGGCCGCCTCGACGTGCAGGTGCTGGAGAAGTGCTTTGCGGAGATCATCCGCCGCCACGAGGTTCTCCGGACCACCTTCTCCCTCCGTGAGCGGGAGCCCGTGCAGGAACTCCACGCCGGGTGGCCGCTGCGGATGCAGGTGCGTGACCTCCAGGCACTGTCCGCGTCCGAGCGCGACGCGGAGGTATTGCGGCTGGTGTCGGAGGAGGCCCGCGCGCCCTTCGATCTGGCGAGAGGTCCGCTTCTTCGCGCGCAGCTGCTCCGGCTGGGAGCGCGCGAGCACGTGTTGGTGCTGGTCCTGCACCACATTGTCTCGGATGCCTGGTCCACGGGCATCCTGCTTCGTGAATTGGGGGCGCTCTATCCGGCGTTCTCCGAGGGCCACCCGTCCCCCCTGCCGGAGGTGTCCGTGCAGTACGCGGACTACGCGACGTGGCAGCGGAGCTGGCTCAGCGGCGAAACGCTGGAGTCAGAGCTGGAGTGGTGGAAGGTGCAGCTCGCGGGCGCGCCGCAGGTGCTGGAGCTTCCCATCGACAGGCCGCGTCCGGCGGTGCAGAGCCACCGTGGCGCGCACTTCGTGCAGCGGCTGCCACGGGCGTTGCAGGAGGAAGTCCGCCAGCTCGGCAGGCGTGAGGGGCTCACGTCCTTCATGGTGTTGTTGGCCGCCTTCGATGCGCTGCTCTTCCGCTACGTGGGGCAGGAGGACATCGTCGTCGGGACGGATGTGGCGGGCCGCAACCGGCGCGAGGTGGAGGGGCTGATTGGCTTCTTCATCAACCAGCTCGTGTTGCGCACGCGCGTGGAACCGGGGCTTAGCTTCCGCGAGCTGCTGAAGCGGGTGAGGACCACCACGCTCGAGGCCTACGCGCACCAGGAAGTGCCTTTCGAGAAGCTCGTGGAGGCAGTCAATCCCGAGCGCAGCCTGGGGCACTCGCCCATTTTCCAGGTGAAGCTGCTCTTGCAGAACGCACCGGTGCCCGAGCTGCGGCTGCCCGAGCTGACACTCAGTACCGTCGGCTTCGAGACGGGGACGGCGAAACTCGACCTGATCCTCTCCTTCACGGAAGGGCCGGAGGGGTTGTCGTGCTTGTGGGAGTACAGCGCGGACCTGTTCGAAGCGGCGACGGTGGAGCGGATGGCGGGGGGGTACGGGAGGCTGCTGGAAGCACTGGTAGCGAAGCCGGACACCCGCGTGGGGGAGGTGGAGCTGCTGGGAGAAGGGGAGCGGCACCGGGTGCTGGAGGCATGGAGCGGAGCCGGGACCAAAGTGCCCAGGGGTGTGTGCGGCCACGCGCTGTTCGAGGCGCAGGCGGAGGCTCGGCCTGAAGCGGTGGCGGTGGAGGAGGCGAGCGGAAGGCGGGTGAGCTACGCGGAGCTGGAGGCAAAGGCGAACCAGCTGGCGCACCACCTGAAGAAGCTGGGGGTGGGGCCCGAGATGAGGGTGGGCGTCTGCCTGGAGCGAACGGTGGAGCTGGTGGTGAGCATGCTGGCAGTGCTCAAGGCCGGAGGAGCGTACGTGCCCATTGACCCGAGCCTGCCGGGCCAGCGGGTGGCGTGGATGGTGGAGGAAGCGGGTATTGGACTGGTGCTGACGCAGCAGGCGCTGGCCGACGAGCTGCCGTGGGGCAATCAGGTGCTGGTGTGCCTGGAGGAGGGGTGGGAGCAGACGCTCCCCCAGCCGGAGACGCGGCCCGAGTGGAGGGGAGGGGCGGAGAGTCTGGCGTACGTCATCTTCACCTCGGGGAGTAC
This window encodes:
- a CDS encoding type I polyketide synthase, whose translation is MSEQWGGPEEAVAIIGMSGRFPGAGSVEELWRNVRAGVESLSLLDDGDLAAAGVDGATASQPGYVRAAFPLEGVDRFDAGFFGLTPREAEILDPQQRLFLECAWSALEDAGYDAESWSRPISLYAGAGASAYLYANLMQRMDVLRSVGTFQAGISNEKDFLATRVAHKLGLRGPCVTVQTACSTSLVAVHMACQALLSGESDLALAGGVSVSLPQRAGYVAREGDILSPDGHCRAFDARAQGTVRGSGVGAVVLKRLSDAVAQGDTIHAVILGSAVNNDGAERVGYTAPGVEGQAAVITEALGVSRVKAGSLQYVEAHGTGTPLGDPIEVSALNQAFRSRAGAPGTIGLGSLKTNIGHLDTAAGIAGLLKVVLALRHQELPPSLHFERPNPGIDFAGGPFYVNATLRPWETDGGPRRAGVSSFGIGGTNAHVILQEAPRAPAASSARSAHLLVLSARNERALEEATSNLAAHLTRHPGLELADVAHTLLVGRRRFSHRRVLVCRDVEDARGALASRDASRVLTHVQEATKRQVVFMFPGQGAQYAGMGRGLYEEVALFRKHVDACCEHLAAHLGMDLRPLLLAKEADTGDAERQLRRTALAQPALFTVSYALAKVWMSWGVKPQAMVGHSVGEYVAACLAGVLKLEDALALVAARGRLMEEMPAGAMLSVSQPEQEVLPLLGSELSLAAVNAPSSCVVAGPVESVAALEARLARAGVAHRRLHTSHAFHSSMMDPLLGAFGERLRAVSWAPPALPWISNVTGTWVRPEQVTNPEYWVEHLRRTVRFGDGVRELLAEPSRVFLEVGPGGTLGTLVRQVSPEPPAVMASMRHPYETRPDLEVLLGAAGGLWLAGVRLDGTKLHAPEPRRRIPLPTYAFQRERYWVDARPSAEATVETPARMTKRPESKGWIYAPAWRQARREGGSRPGGRWLVFAPSESSPIVERLRDRGADVVEVVSSERFEQRGPRCYALDGAQPEHHARLVDALLDGGGPPERVVFLGSVPRASAPHLDAAKVDAALASGFYPSLFFARELSARVPGAEVELTFVTEGAQDVTGEEPLCPAQALALGPCRVLPQELGPAWHCRAVDAVATGGGTQGLDALVAELESEPRDAVVALRAGRRWVEDYAPASLPEPSGPLPLRQGGVYLLTGGLGRMGLAIAGLLASEAQAKLVLMGRTALPEREAWEAWIASHGAEDATARVLQGLLELERRGAEVLAVRADVSREDDVRAALAQARARFGRIHGVVHAAGVVGPGAHVLVQETDVARCEAQFQAKVRGLLVLSQALEAEPPEFMVLQSSLAAVLGGIGFSAYAAANLYMDAFAAQQARQGGTRWLTVDWDGWSETQGRLALTMDEGVRTFRRILAAGEGGRFVVSTGDLAARRLRVARSTKATGATPEPEARAPSHARPVLGTPYVAPRDVIEREIAGLWQELLGIERVGIHDSFFELGGHSLLGTQMVSRVKESFGVEVSIRGLFETPTVAGVAMAVLQAQAAQADAGRLEQLLAELEGAS
- a CDS encoding amino acid adenylation domain-containing protein; its protein translation is MSDVRRRLENLSPEKRELLLRKLQAEAKAAESRDTIPVRDLTRAAPLSFAQQRLWFIDRLQPGLALYNLPIVLRVEGQLDVTALDRSLQLLLSRHDVLRTTFADEAMGPVQRVAPTQRLSLASVDLQALPMAEREEEARKLAYEEVRRPFDLLQGPLLRATLLKLGEQDHLLVMVLHHIVFDIWSMGVLVREVLEAYGVFSRGGQPTLPPLRTQYADWAAWQRSDAQREALEAQRSWWKERLAGLEMLELPTDRARRPGGVARSAVHSFRFPPERWAAVKALAQREGATPFMVLLSVLDVLLFRYSGQADVAVGTPVAGRNRREVEGLIGFFVNTLVMRTNLSGEPSFREVLSRVRETCVGAYEHQDVPLEHIVAALQPGRDPGQTPFYRVSFNFQNAPMSQVRVPGLTLRPLHLESGLAKLDLSLHFTEGPEGLSCLWEYSADLFEAATVERMAGGYGRLLEALVAKPDTRVGEVELLGEGERRRVLEAWSGAGTEVPRGVCGHALFEAQAEARPEAVAVEEASGRRVSYAELEAKANQLAHHLKKLGVGPERRVGVCLERTVELVVSMLAVLKAGGAYVPIDPSLPGQRVAWMVEEAGIGLVLTQQALADELPWGNQVLVCLEEGWEQTLPQPETRPEWRGGAESLAYVIFTSGSTGRPKGVMVRHGGLANTAAAVAQGHGVKPESRVLQFASQSFDASVAEVFSTLAAGACLCLAAKEALLPGGPLEETVERLGVTVVTLTPSVLRQVKAGALESVRTLISAGEACPPEVVRRWKEGRRFINAYGPTEVTVCATLTQGPVEAERVSIGEPLAGARVYVLDGGLRPVPVGVAGELYVGGAGVARGYLGRADLTAERFLPDEFSGEPGARLYRTGDVVRWQEGGRLEYVGRRDGQWKVRGMRLEVGEVEAVLAECPGVREAAVGVKEVGGDKRLVAYVAGEVEADGVREWMRGQLPEYMVPATYVILDTLPLTTSGKVDRAKLPEPEQAGRGKAYVPPRTPMEQIVADLWAGLLQVERVGATDNFFDLGGHSLIATQVASRIHALVQVDIPLQEIFDAPTVEQLARRLEEVRSKAGGARPVPPLLPASRNGSEPPLSFAQQRLWFLDRLEPGSPLYNIPAAVRLEGRLDVQVLEKCFAEIIRRHEVLRTTFSLREREPVQELHAGWPLRMQVRDLQALSASERDAEVLRLVSEEARAPFDLARGPLLRAQLLRLGAREHVLVLVLHHIVSDAWSTGILLRELGALYPAFSEGHPSPLPEVSVQYADYATWQRSWLSGETLESELEWWKVQLAGAPQVLELPIDRPRPAVQSHRGAHFVQRLPRALQEEVRQLGRREGLTSFMVLLAAFDALLFRYVGQEDIVVGTDVAGRNRREVEGLIGFFINQLVLRTRVEPGLSFRELLKRVRTTTLEAYAHQEVPFEKLVEAVNPERSLGHSPIFQVKLLLQNAPVPELRLPELTLSTVGFETGTAKLDLILSFTEGPEGLSCLWEYSADLFEAATVERMAGGYGRLLEALVAKPDTRVGEVELLGEGERHRVLEAWSGAGTKVPRGVCGHALFEAQAEARPEAVAVEEASGRRVSYAELEAKANQLAHHLKKLGVGPEMRVGVCLERTVELVVSMLAVLKAGGAYVPIDPSLPGQRVAWMVEEAGIGLVLTQQALADELPWGNQVLVCLEEGWEQTLPQPETRPEWRGGAESLAYVIFTSGSTGRPKGVMVRHGGLANTAAAVAQGHGVKPESRVLQFASQSFDASVAEVFSTLAAGACLCLAAKEALLPGGPLEETVERLGVTVVTLTPSVLRQVKAGALESVRTLISAGEACPPEVVRRWKEGRRFINAYGPTEVTVCATLTQGPVEAERVSIGEPLAGARVYVLDGGLRPVPVGVAGELYVGGAGVARGYLGRADLTAERFLPDEFSGEPGARLYRTGDVVRWQEGGRLEYVGRRDGQWKVRGMRLEVGEVEAVLAECPGVREAAVGVKEVGGDKRLVAYVAGEVEADGVREWMRGQLPEYMVPATYVILDTLPLTTSGKVDRAKLPEPEQAGRGKAYVPPRTPMEQIVADLWAGLLQVERVGATDNFFDLGGHSLIATQFMSRIGALFGRELALAAIFECPTVAALASKLSESGQTQAASLPPVLHTPPVEQLPLSFCQEVYWSPEQGGADNPLNSSPVALRLDGALDVEALRRGIEEIVRRHESLRTCFPLVDGIPVQRILPPAPLTLDAVDLGASEAGQEAELRRLLRTEMDRPFDLSRGPLVRCLLYRLSPVAHVLLVNMHHAVTDFVSFSVFASELAMLYAAFREGHPSPLPELPLQYQDFTRWQHAWLKEGALERLREYWARTLAGATEDVNLPTDFPRPRHESCRGESLERALPPELAASLRAVCRQEGVTLFMLLLAAFQVLLARQSGQQDVRVGFAHAQRLRPELDRLIGMFAGYLVIRTDLRGCGTFREVLGRVRTQYLEAFTHQGLPHTELVRLLPGLCRIGFTFSDQEARPTGVPGLDVRPLMQTRGWTLYDLKLGVSDGPAGLVATLEYKTELFRPESISALLGGWVRLLEDIIPRVELPLVDSPKSLLPDV